From a single Papaver somniferum cultivar HN1 unplaced genomic scaffold, ASM357369v1 unplaced-scaffold_133, whole genome shotgun sequence genomic region:
- the LOC113333664 gene encoding probable ethylene response sensor 1, producing MESCDCVETQWADELLMKYQYLSDFFIALAYFSIPMELIYFIHRSSFFPYRWVLMQFGAFIVLCGATHLINLWTYNTHSKTLAIVMTVAKVACAGVSCVTALMLVHIIPDLLSVKTRELFLKNKAEELDREMGLIRTQEETGRHVRMLTHEIRSTLDRHNILKTTLVELGRTLDLEECALWMPSRSGSTLQLSHTLRHQIPVGSTVQINLPIVTQIFNSNEAIRIPHNSPLARIRTTNGRFAPPEVVAVRVPLLHLSSFQIDDWPEHSAKSYAYAVMVLMLPTDSARKWHTNELELVEVVADQVAVALSHAAILEESMRARDLLMEQNVALDLARREAEMAIRARNDFLAVMNHEMRTPMQAIIALSSLLLEIESSPEQRAMVETVLKSSQLLETLINDVLELSRLEDGSLELDNEVFNLHGVFREVISLVKPVSTVKKIALTLILSPDLPVFAIGDEKRIMQTFLNILGNAVRFTKEGYVTAVASVAKPESLRDWRVPEFYPISIDGHFYLRVQVKDSGNGITLQDLPHIFTKFTDSRSGTNRSNEGAGLGLALCKRFVNLMDGHIWIESEGIDKGSTATFIVKLGVHDERSELSGNQSLPRARPI from the exons ATGGAGTCTTGTGACTGTGTTGAAACACAATGGGCTGATGAACTACTGATGAAATATCAGTATTTGTCAGATTTCTTTATTGCGCTTGCATACTTCTCCATCCCAATGGAACTCATATACTTTATCCATAGATCCTCATTCTTTCCTTATAGATGGGTTCTAATGCAATTTGGAGCTTTCATTGTTCTATGCGGAGCAACACACCTGATAAACTTGTGGACTTACAATACGCACTCCAAAACCCTGGCAATCGTGATGACGGTTGCAAAAGTGGCCTGTGCTGGTGTCTCATGTGTTACAGCACTGATGCTTGTTCACATTATTCCTGATTTACTAAGTGTTAAGACAAGGGAGTTATTTTTGAAGAATAAGGCTGAAGAACTTGATAGGGAGATGGGCCTTATACGTACGCAAGAAGAAACCGGAAGACATGTAAGAATGCTGACTCATGAAATTAGGAGCACCCTGGATAGGCATAATATATTGAAGACCACCCTTGTTGAGCTTGGTAGGACACTAGACTTGGAAGAATGTGCACTGTGGATGCCATCACGCAGTGGGTCAACTCTGCAACTTTCTCATACCTTACGCCACCAAATACCCGTTGGATCCACAGTTCAAATTAATCTTCCAATAGTCACTCAAATCTTTAACAGCAATGAAGCGATACGGATTCCTCACAACTCTCCATTGGCAAGGATAAGAACTACCAACGGAAGATTTGCCCCCCCAGAGGTTGTTGCTGTGCGAGTTCCACTTTTGCATCTCTCAAGTTTCCAAATTGATGATTGGCCTGAGCACTCTGCCAAAAGCTATGCGTATGCCGTGATGGTTTTGATGCTCCCAACTGATAGCGCAAGAAAGTGGCACACCAATGAATTGGAACTCGTAGAAGTTGTTGCCGATCAG GTCGCTGTTGCTCTGTCACATGCTGCGATTCTCGAAGAGTCTATGAGGGCGCGTGATCTACTCATGGAGCAGAATGTTGCATTAGATTTAGCTCGACGAGAGGCAGAGATGGCGATCCGTGCTCGGAATGATTTCCTAGCTGTTATGAACCATGAAATGCGAACACCAATGCAGGCAATTATTGCCTTATCCTCCCTACTTTTAGAAATCGAATCAAGTCCAGAGCAACGGGCGATGGTAGAAACAGTCCTAAAGAGTAGTCAACTTTTGGAGACTCTTATTAATGATGTTCTTGAGCTTTCAAGACTTGAAGATGGAAGCCTTGAACTAGATAATGAGGTTTTCAATCTTCATGGAGTATTCAGAGAG GTGATAAGTTTGGTAAAGCCTGTCTCAACTGTGAAGAAGATAGCATTGACATTGATACTGTCCCCAGATTTACCTGTATTTGCTATTGGTGATGAGAAGCGAATCATGCAGACTTTCTTGAATATTCTGGGTAATGCAGTGAGGTTCACTAAGGAAGGTTACGTTACTGCAGTAGCTTCAGTAGCTAAACCAGAATCCCTCAGAGACTGGCGAGTCCCTGAGTTCTACCCAATATCAATTGATGGCCACTTCTACTTGCGTGTGCAG GTTAAAGATTCTGGTAACGGGATTACTCTGCAAGATCTCCCACATATTTTTACTAAATTTACTGATTCTCGAAGTGGAACTAATCGAAGTAATGAAGGAGCTGGGCTAGGGTTGGCTCTCTGTAAAAG GTTTGTGAATCTGATGGATGGTCACATATGGATCGAAAGTGAGGGCATAGACAAGGGTAGCACAGCTACGTTCATCGTCAAACTTGGTGTCCATGATGAGAGGAGTGAATTGTCAGGGAACCAAAGTCTGCCTAGAGCTAGACCAATTTAA